The Thiorhodovibrio litoralis genome includes a window with the following:
- a CDS encoding permease, protein MAEGPFVTLGNVIAYDLLGLAPESHLGAAVQFFVMDTAKIFAMLVLVIYLMGLLRALMSPEKVRAYVRGKPVWAARASAIGLGAITPFCSCSSVPLFIGFVEAGIPLGVTFSFLIASPMINEVAVVILIGLLGWKLTLLYVGAGLLVAWFGGLAMERFRPERWVEDYVWKIQVGEAQTQTPDTSLAGRHRYALGEVREILRRLWKWVLIGIGLGALFHGYVPEDWVAAHLNESAWYSVPAAVILGVPLYSNATGVIPVAEALLGKGVAIGTVLALMMSIAALSLPELIILRKVIRWPALALYAGVLALSFTLVGWGFNWLT, encoded by the coding sequence ATGGCTGAAGGACCTTTCGTCACCCTGGGCAATGTCATCGCCTATGACCTCCTTGGCTTGGCGCCCGAGTCTCACTTGGGCGCTGCGGTGCAGTTTTTCGTCATGGACACCGCCAAGATCTTCGCCATGCTGGTGCTGGTGATCTATCTGATGGGCCTGCTGCGTGCGCTCATGTCGCCGGAGAAGGTGCGCGCCTATGTGCGTGGCAAGCCGGTGTGGGCGGCGCGCGCAAGTGCCATTGGTCTCGGCGCCATCACGCCCTTCTGCTCCTGTTCCTCGGTGCCGTTGTTCATCGGCTTTGTTGAGGCCGGGATTCCGCTCGGCGTGACCTTCTCCTTCCTGATCGCCAGCCCCATGATCAACGAGGTCGCGGTGGTCATCCTGATCGGCCTGCTCGGCTGGAAGCTGACCCTGCTCTATGTCGGCGCCGGATTGCTGGTCGCCTGGTTTGGCGGCCTGGCAATGGAGCGCTTCCGCCCCGAGCGCTGGGTGGAGGATTATGTGTGGAAAATTCAGGTCGGCGAGGCGCAGACGCAAACACCGGATACCTCGCTCGCCGGTCGCCACCGTTACGCCTTGGGCGAGGTGCGCGAAATTCTGCGCCGGCTGTGGAAATGGGTGCTGATTGGCATTGGCCTCGGCGCACTCTTCCACGGCTATGTGCCCGAGGACTGGGTGGCGGCCCATCTGAATGAATCGGCCTGGTACAGCGTGCCAGCCGCCGTCATTCTCGGCGTACCGCTCTACTCCAATGCCACTGGCGTGATTCCGGTCGCCGAAGCGCTGCTCGGCAAGGGCGTAGCCATCGGCACCGTGTTGGCGCTGATGATGAGCATCGCCGCGCTCTCGCTGCCGGAGTTGATCATCCTGCGCAAAGTCATCCGCTGGCCGGCACTGGCGCTCTACGCCGGGGTGTTGGCGCTGTCTTTCACCCTGGTCGGCTGGGGCTTTAACTGGCTGACGTGA
- a CDS encoding PDC sensor domain-containing protein: protein MMDSTLKGTIHRQREVIARTLHEPIAQTAAACVAAWSDRGQLNDVLMDCCRHIPSCGALFVVDRAGRQISDTISAAGAEPADFGRDRSTRPYMREAVPAWGFLLSDAYVGLVSHRPSLTALHVVRRDWELLGYVGATFNLKDLPVTAKLYEDLPHWLQIKGDPSIRNTVLLQTRVESPIDQNLDQVLSVIEELLVDRGMFQGVVHFSSSRATVWTVDDPFRYRILDHEALSDPDICLVYPSRAYSAEAVIPQASISPILNALKELRLMDDTFYLRSASLNLFNGMISLTFSCDGTHYMRYDEFLEKNLTFWVGSGAA, encoded by the coding sequence ATGATGGATAGCACGCTAAAAGGCACGATTCACCGTCAACGCGAGGTAATCGCGAGGACGCTGCACGAGCCCATCGCGCAGACCGCAGCTGCTTGTGTTGCGGCCTGGAGTGATCGTGGGCAGCTCAACGACGTCTTAATGGATTGCTGCCGACACATCCCCTCCTGCGGTGCGCTGTTTGTCGTGGATCGTGCAGGCCGGCAGATTAGCGACACCATCAGCGCAGCTGGAGCCGAACCGGCGGACTTTGGGCGTGATCGCTCGACGCGTCCCTACATGCGTGAGGCCGTTCCGGCGTGGGGCTTCCTGCTCTCGGATGCCTATGTCGGGCTCGTGTCGCATCGCCCATCGCTGACGGCCTTGCACGTCGTCCGCCGCGACTGGGAACTGCTGGGTTATGTTGGTGCGACCTTCAATCTCAAAGATTTGCCGGTGACGGCGAAGCTCTATGAGGACCTGCCCCACTGGCTCCAGATCAAAGGCGACCCATCGATTCGCAACACGGTGCTCTTGCAGACGCGTGTCGAAAGCCCGATAGATCAGAACCTCGATCAAGTCCTCAGCGTCATTGAGGAGCTGCTGGTCGATCGCGGGATGTTTCAGGGCGTGGTGCACTTTTCGAGCAGTCGGGCGACGGTGTGGACCGTGGATGATCCGTTTCGCTACCGCATCCTTGATCATGAGGCGCTCTCGGACCCGGACATTTGCCTGGTCTATCCCAGTCGAGCCTATTCGGCTGAGGCTGTGATTCCGCAGGCAAGCATCTCGCCCATCCTCAATGCGTTGAAGGAACTGCGATTGATGGACGACACCTTCTACCTGCGCTCCGCGTCGCTCAACCTGTTCAACGGCATGATTAGCCTGACCTTCTCCTGTGATGGCACGCACTACATGCGATACGACGAGTTCCTCGAGAAGAACTTGACCTTCTGGGTAGGAAGCGGCGCGGCCTAA
- a CDS encoding ISAs1 family transposase: MPSATALDHALTRHFAPLVDPRNPTQRRHILLEMIVIAIAAILGGAEGFAAIAQFGRSKEAWLRQFLDLPNGIPSHDTFGRVFSLIEPAAFQACFRSWAESIRELIPAEVVAIDGKTLRHSFDRARGLGALHMVSAWATANRMVLGQVATEAKSNEITAIPKLLELLCLRGCIVTIDAMGCQKAIAAQIIDQGGDYLLALKGNQGHLVEEVNEAFIEADARGYAGLVSEGVETRDSGHGRVETRRYRTLEDLSAVPHSEGWKGMNMIGMVQSERTCNGKITQETRYYIGSCGINADTFATAARGHWGIENAVHWCLDIGFREDESRLREPIARENFAVLRHLALTRLKKDSTHKLGIHNKRLTAGWNEKYLGKLLFEPPDPPRRKTMSGDSNISGP, encoded by the coding sequence ATGCCATCTGCTACTGCCCTTGATCACGCACTCACGCGGCACTTTGCCCCACTTGTCGATCCGCGCAACCCCACGCAGCGGCGGCACATTCTTCTGGAGATGATCGTGATCGCCATCGCCGCTATTCTTGGCGGGGCCGAGGGCTTCGCGGCGATCGCACAGTTTGGGCGCAGCAAGGAGGCATGGCTGCGGCAGTTTCTGGACTTGCCCAATGGGATTCCGTCCCACGATACCTTCGGGCGGGTGTTTTCGCTGATCGAGCCGGCGGCCTTTCAAGCCTGCTTCCGCTCGTGGGCCGAATCGATTCGCGAACTGATCCCGGCGGAGGTGGTGGCCATTGATGGCAAGACCCTGCGTCACTCCTTTGATCGGGCACGCGGACTGGGGGCATTGCATATGGTCAGCGCATGGGCCACGGCGAACCGGATGGTGCTGGGACAGGTTGCCACCGAAGCGAAGTCCAACGAGATCACCGCGATTCCGAAGTTGCTGGAACTGCTCTGCCTGCGCGGATGCATCGTCACGATCGATGCCATGGGCTGCCAGAAAGCCATTGCCGCGCAAATTATCGACCAAGGCGGCGACTACTTGCTGGCCCTCAAAGGCAACCAAGGTCACCTGGTCGAAGAGGTCAATGAAGCGTTCATTGAAGCCGATGCGCGCGGCTATGCCGGACTGGTCTCTGAGGGCGTTGAAACGCGCGACAGCGGACATGGCCGCGTCGAAACCCGTCGCTACCGCACGCTTGAAGACCTCAGCGCGGTGCCACACAGCGAAGGCTGGAAGGGGATGAACATGATCGGCATGGTGCAGAGTGAGCGCACCTGCAACGGCAAAATCACGCAAGAGACACGCTACTACATCGGGAGCTGTGGCATCAACGCCGACACCTTTGCTACAGCCGCGCGCGGCCATTGGGGGATCGAAAACGCGGTTCACTGGTGTCTGGATATCGGCTTTCGCGAAGATGAGTCGCGCCTGCGCGAGCCGATTGCACGGGAGAACTTCGCGGTCTTGAGACATCTTGCCCTGACTCGGCTGAAAAAGGACTCCACGCATAAACTGGGGATTCACAACAAGCGATTGACGGCTGGGTGGAATGAGAAATACCTGGGAAAACTGCTTTTTGAGCCGCCCGATCCGCCACGGCGGAAGACGATGTCAGGCGACTCGAATATTAGTGGACCTTGA